CCATTTTTTCGATTGCGAATATCGTTAAAAAAGCTATTATCATGAGGAATATTCCCGAAGCAGCGCTCATGTCAATGTTGCCATAGGATAGATTGAGATAAAGTGAAACTGGGAGAGTGTCCGTTCGTTGATAAGTTCCCCCTCCCAGTATCAGTACAGCCCCAAAACAACCTATACATCTAGAAAATGTTATAATGATTGCTGCAAGAATCCCATTCTTTGATAAGGGGAGTGTTATGTTCCTAAATGTTTCAAATTCACCGTATCCAAGGGAGCGTGACACAAATTTAAGGCGAGTATCTACCTTGGAAAAAGCTGAATAGCACATCTTAACGGCATATGGAAGTGCGACAAAAAATTGAGCACATACTATTCCAGTTGCTGTAAAAGGAACCTGGATGCCAATATGAAATAAGATGTCACGCAATGGCGTGTTACCGAAAAGCATCAGAAGTAGAATTCCTATTAAAAGTTCCGGAAAAGCAATTGGGAGGTCAAGTATTGTCCTAACAACAGACATCCCTCTAAATGAATCATCAGAAAGTGTATATCCTATCATAATTGAAGAAGGTAATACAAGTAGTGTTGCTACAGATGCTGTAATAATGGAAAGTTTAAATGAATGAATCATATCTCCGCTTATAAGCGAAGTTAAAATAGAATGCGGATCTGAAATGATCCATAGAGTAAAACAAGAAGCAAAAAATATTAAAACAAAAGTCACTGTAATGAATCTGCAGATCATGGAGAATAAGTTCACTCTGCCAATGGACAAAATCTTTCCACCCCTTTAAGTGCTGCAATCCCGGCGATTGTGGTACCATAAAATATTAACCTTTTATTCGCCCCCATCTCCATGATTTCATCGAAAGTACCATTCGCTATTGTAGAACCTGTCACAAGAATTATATCTGATTTTTCTATGACTCTTTTGTTGTGTTTTCTCCCATCAAGGATCTTCACACCATACTTTGTTTTATTGACATTTTCAGGATTTAAATCTGTACACATGACATCTTCACCGAATGTTTCTCTAAGA
Above is a window of Methanofastidiosum sp. DNA encoding:
- a CDS encoding ABC transporter permease, producing MSIGRVNLFSMICRFITVTFVLIFFASCFTLWIISDPHSILTSLISGDMIHSFKLSIITASVATLLVLPSSIMIGYTLSDDSFRGMSVVRTILDLPIAFPELLIGILLLMLFGNTPLRDILFHIGIQVPFTATGIVCAQFFVALPYAVKMCYSAFSKVDTRLKFVSRSLGYGEFETFRNITLPLSKNGILAAIIITFSRCIGCFGAVLILGGGTYQRTDTLPVSLYLNLSYGNIDMSAASGIFLMIIAFLTIFAIEKMGVNDVIRESGKSKNRSW